A genome region from Clostridium pasteurianum includes the following:
- the glgA gene encoding glycogen synthase GlgA translates to MKILFVSSESYPFIKTGGLGDVSYALPKALRKIGIDARVIIPKYSDIPKHFRYNTSHIASFGVPVGWRSQYGGLEYYEYDGIPFYFIDNEYYFNRSGLYGYYDDGERFAYFSRAVLQAITYMGDFNPDIIHCNDWQTAVIPVLLKDHYRDYSNYNHIKTIFTIHNLRYQGVFDKCVLSELLCLNEGYFNEYGLKFYDGVSFMKGGLLFADKISTVSRTYADEIKTPYYGEHLNGLLNTRSCDLWGIVNGIDYDILNPKTDKDIFFNYDASDFTNKVKNKTALQQMLNLPVNENIPLIGIVSRLVSQKGLDLISCILEDLLQDGIQIVVLGTGDTEYENMFKYFASKYPNKLSANIRFDNSLAQKIYAASDMFLMPSKFEPCGIGQLIALRYGSMPIVRETGGLKDTVHPFNPLTSEGNGFSFTNYNAYDMLHTIRFAEYFYYNEKDNWHKLISTAMNEDNSWNKSAYIYRDLYNSVL, encoded by the coding sequence TTGAAAATTTTATTTGTTTCGTCTGAAAGCTACCCTTTTATAAAGACAGGCGGTCTTGGCGATGTATCTTATGCACTTCCAAAAGCTCTTAGGAAAATAGGTATAGATGCAAGGGTTATAATTCCAAAATATTCTGATATTCCAAAGCACTTTAGATATAACACAAGTCATATTGCAAGTTTTGGAGTCCCCGTAGGATGGAGGAGTCAATATGGCGGACTAGAATATTATGAATATGATGGTATTCCTTTTTATTTTATAGATAATGAATATTACTTTAATAGATCTGGTTTATATGGTTATTATGATGACGGTGAAAGATTTGCCTATTTCTCAAGAGCAGTATTACAGGCTATAACCTATATGGGTGATTTTAATCCTGATATTATACACTGCAACGACTGGCAAACAGCAGTTATTCCTGTTCTTCTTAAAGATCATTATAGGGACTACAGCAATTATAATCATATTAAAACTATATTTACAATACACAATTTAAGGTATCAAGGTGTTTTTGATAAATGTGTTCTAAGTGAACTTTTATGTTTGAATGAAGGATATTTTAATGAATATGGCCTTAAATTTTATGATGGCGTTTCTTTCATGAAAGGTGGGCTTTTATTTGCAGATAAAATTTCCACTGTAAGCAGAACATATGCAGATGAAATTAAAACACCGTATTACGGAGAACATTTAAATGGTCTTTTAAACACACGCTCATGCGATTTATGGGGTATCGTAAATGGAATTGACTATGACATATTAAATCCTAAAACTGATAAAGATATATTCTTTAATTATGATGCTTCAGACTTTACAAATAAAGTTAAAAATAAAACAGCTCTTCAACAGATGCTAAATTTGCCTGTAAATGAAAACATACCACTCATAGGTATAGTTTCAAGACTTGTAAGTCAAAAAGGATTAGATTTAATATCGTGCATATTAGAAGATTTACTTCAAGATGGCATACAAATTGTAGTCCTTGGTACTGGAGATACCGAATACGAAAATATGTTCAAATATTTTGCCTCCAAATATCCTAATAAATTATCTGCAAATATTAGATTTGATAACAGCCTGGCTCAAAAGATATACGCTGCATCTGATATGTTCTTAATGCCTTCAAAATTTGAGCCATGCGGAATAGGTCAACTAATAGCGCTTAGATATGGTAGTATGCCTATTGTAAGAGAAACTGGTGGTCTTAAGGATACTGTTCATCCGTTTAATCCTTTAACCAGTGAAGGTAATGGTTTTTCTTTTACAAATTATAATGCATACGATATGCTTCATACTATAAGATTTGCTGAATATTTTTACTATAACGAAAAAGATAATTGGCATAAACTTATAAGTACTGCTATGAATGAAGATAATAGCTGGAATAAGTCAGCTTACATTTACCGAGATTTGTATAATTCAGTACTTTAG
- a CDS encoding ArsR/SmtB family transcription factor, translating into MAENENNNEVCETNVIHVDIVEKVKDEMPDEEELYDLSDLFKVFGDSTRIKIICALFKAEMCVCDIAYLLQMKQSAISHQLKVLRQAKLVKYRRDGKVVYYSLDDEHIKGIFNMGFMHINEKR; encoded by the coding sequence ATGGCTGAAAATGAAAATAATAATGAAGTATGTGAAACTAATGTAATACATGTAGATATAGTTGAAAAAGTAAAGGATGAAATGCCTGATGAAGAGGAATTATATGATCTTTCTGACTTATTTAAGGTCTTTGGAGATAGTACTAGAATAAAAATAATTTGTGCACTTTTTAAAGCTGAAATGTGTGTATGTGACATAGCTTATTTACTTCAAATGAAGCAGTCCGCAATATCACATCAACTAAAGGTATTAAGGCAGGCAAAACTTGTTAAATACAGAAGAGATGGAAAGGTTGTATATTACTCTCTTGATGATGAACATATAAAGGGAATATTTAATATGGGATTTATGCACATAAACGAGAAAAGATAG
- the cysK gene encoding cysteine synthase A yields the protein MGKIYKNLIETIGKTPLVALSNYKEKNKVGGNILGKVEYFNPSGSIKDRIAYSMIKDAEEKGLIDKNTVIIEPTSGNTGVGLAFIAAAKGYKLVLTMPETMSIERRKLLTAYGAEIVLTSGVEGMSGAIKKANELAAENPNSFIPQQFNNPANPAIHEVTTAVEIWEDTDGKVDAVVAGAGTGGTITGIGRTLKKKNPNVKIIAVEPATSPVLSGGKPGPHKIQGIGAGFIPEVYDAGVVDEVIQIKNEDAFAATKELVRTEGILAGISSGAALFAAKKVAERPEFKGKNIVVILPDSGQRYLSMPIFD from the coding sequence ATGGGTAAAATTTATAAAAATTTAATTGAGACTATTGGAAAAACTCCTTTAGTAGCACTTTCAAATTACAAAGAAAAAAATAAAGTTGGTGGAAATATTCTTGGAAAAGTAGAATATTTTAATCCATCAGGCAGTATAAAAGATAGAATTGCTTATTCGATGATAAAGGATGCAGAAGAAAAGGGATTAATAGATAAAAACACAGTTATAATAGAACCTACAAGTGGTAATACAGGTGTTGGTCTTGCATTTATTGCTGCTGCTAAAGGATATAAATTAGTACTTACAATGCCTGAGACAATGAGTATTGAAAGAAGAAAGCTTTTAACAGCATATGGTGCAGAGATTGTTTTAACTTCAGGAGTTGAAGGTATGTCTGGTGCTATTAAAAAGGCAAATGAACTTGCAGCTGAAAATCCTAATTCATTTATACCTCAACAATTTAATAATCCAGCAAATCCAGCTATACATGAAGTTACAACAGCAGTTGAAATATGGGAAGATACTGATGGAAAAGTTGATGCAGTGGTTGCAGGAGCTGGAACAGGTGGTACTATAACTGGAATTGGAAGAACGCTTAAGAAGAAAAATCCTAATGTAAAAATAATAGCTGTAGAGCCAGCAACTTCACCCGTACTCTCAGGTGGAAAGCCAGGTCCTCATAAAATACAGGGAATTGGAGCAGGATTTATTCCTGAAGTATATGATGCAGGTGTGGTTGACGAAGTAATTCAGATTAAAAATGAAGATGCTTTTGCTGCAACTAAAGAACTTGTAAGAACAGAAGGAATACTTGCTGGAATATCTTCTGGAGCAGCACTATTCGCAGCTAAAAAGGTTGCTGAGAGACCAGAATTTAAAGGAAAGAATATAGTTGTAATTCTTCCTGACAGCGGTCAAAGATATTTATCAATGCCTATATTTGATTAA
- the glgD gene encoding glucose-1-phosphate adenylyltransferase subunit GlgD — protein MLNNYMSILSLNENDENIKSLTKARPLASIPIAGRYRIIDFTLSNLVNSGIQNIGILTQGKSRSLIDHLGSGKPWDLDRKINGLFIFNFGGVISSLSDVEMLKGNMEYLYRSKQEKVVLCSSAMICNINFEKAAKFHEDSNKDITIIYKKINDGTNHFLNCDVLNIDENNSVLSVGKNTGIDNNQNISMEMFIMDKSLLIDILNNCIKTGYVSSLKEWIYRNISKFSANAYEFKGYVEYINSVKTYYKVNMDMLNLDINRELFFKNGLIYTKVKDEAPTKYFNDCSVSNSLIANGSLIQGYVENSIIARRVIILKGAKIKNCIIMQNCIINENADLTNVIIDKNVTIDANTVLKGGNEFPLVIEKKSLYSVS, from the coding sequence ATGCTAAATAATTATATGTCAATTTTAAGTTTAAATGAAAACGACGAAAATATTAAAAGCCTTACGAAAGCAAGACCTTTAGCTTCTATACCAATTGCAGGAAGATATAGAATTATAGATTTTACACTTTCAAACCTTGTGAATTCCGGCATACAAAATATTGGTATATTAACGCAAGGTAAATCGAGATCTCTCATAGATCATTTAGGTTCGGGTAAGCCTTGGGACTTAGATAGGAAAATCAATGGACTTTTTATATTTAATTTTGGAGGAGTTATTTCATCTTTAAGTGATGTTGAAATGTTAAAAGGAAACATGGAATATTTGTACAGGAGTAAACAAGAGAAGGTTGTTTTATGCTCTTCCGCTATGATATGCAATATAAATTTTGAAAAAGCAGCAAAATTTCATGAGGATTCTAATAAAGATATAACTATTATATATAAAAAAATAAATGATGGCACAAATCATTTTCTAAATTGTGATGTACTAAATATTGACGAGAATAATTCTGTACTCAGCGTAGGTAAAAATACGGGAATAGATAATAATCAAAATATATCAATGGAAATGTTCATTATGGATAAGAGTCTTTTAATCGATATATTAAATAATTGTATAAAAACAGGTTATGTTTCATCTTTAAAAGAATGGATTTATAGGAATATAAGCAAATTCAGTGCAAATGCATATGAATTTAAAGGATATGTAGAATATATAAACTCAGTAAAAACCTATTATAAAGTTAATATGGATATGCTTAATCTTGATATTAATAGAGAATTATTTTTTAAAAACGGACTCATATATACTAAAGTAAAAGATGAAGCACCTACAAAATATTTTAATGATTGTTCTGTATCAAATTCATTAATAGCCAATGGTTCTTTAATACAAGGATATGTTGAAAACAGTATAATAGCAAGAAGAGTGATAATTCTTAAAGGGGCTAAAATAAAGAATTGCATTATAATGCAAAACTGTATTATAAATGAAAATGCCGATCTAACAAATGTAATAATTGATAAAAATGTTACAATTGATGCAAACACCGTTTTAAAGGGTGGAAATGAATTTCCTTTAGTTATAGAAAAAAAATCTCTTTATTCTGTAAGTTAA
- the mnmA gene encoding tRNA 2-thiouridine(34) synthase MnmA, whose protein sequence is MNKKVVIGMSGGVDSSVAAYLLKQQGYDVIGITMKLTPDDAFYTELEGGCCSLSSVEDARRVAYRIGIPFYVINFTDIFKEKVIDYFIDEYLKGHTPNPCVACNKYIKFDALLKKAQELGADYVATGHYCRIIEENGRYLIKKSEDDKKDQTYVMYNMTQYQLKHTLMPCGDYKKEHIREIAKEIGLNVFDKKDSEEICFIPDNDHGGFIKRECPGKIKAGNFVDKTGRVLGRHKGIVYYTIGQRKGLGISAGKKVFVTNINTMKNEVVIGDEEDVFKDELVSIKNNFIPFDKLNNSMEVQAKIRYKASPAKATIYSIDDEHVKVKFEKPQRAVTKGQSVVFYDGDILVGGGIIK, encoded by the coding sequence ATGAATAAAAAAGTAGTTATAGGTATGAGTGGTGGGGTTGATAGTTCGGTTGCTGCATATCTATTAAAACAACAAGGATACGATGTAATAGGAATAACAATGAAACTTACACCTGATGATGCTTTTTACACTGAACTTGAGGGTGGATGTTGTTCGCTTTCATCTGTTGAGGATGCGAGAAGAGTAGCATATAGGATAGGCATACCTTTTTATGTAATTAATTTTACAGACATATTTAAGGAAAAGGTAATAGATTATTTTATAGATGAGTATTTAAAAGGACACACTCCAAATCCTTGTGTCGCTTGTAATAAATATATAAAGTTTGATGCACTTTTAAAGAAAGCTCAAGAGTTAGGTGCTGATTATGTTGCTACAGGACATTACTGTAGAATCATAGAGGAAAATGGTAGATATTTAATAAAGAAATCTGAGGATGATAAAAAAGATCAGACGTATGTTATGTACAATATGACACAATATCAGCTTAAACATACTTTAATGCCATGTGGAGATTATAAAAAGGAACATATTCGTGAAATTGCAAAAGAAATAGGCTTAAATGTGTTTGATAAAAAGGACAGCGAAGAAATATGTTTTATACCTGATAATGATCATGGTGGTTTTATAAAAAGGGAGTGTCCCGGGAAAATTAAAGCTGGAAATTTTGTAGATAAGACTGGAAGAGTACTAGGCAGACATAAAGGAATAGTTTATTATACTATAGGTCAGCGAAAAGGGCTTGGCATATCAGCAGGTAAAAAGGTGTTTGTAACCAATATAAATACAATGAAAAATGAAGTAGTAATAGGTGATGAAGAGGACGTATTTAAAGACGAATTAGTTTCAATTAAAAATAATTTTATACCTTTTGATAAGCTTAATAATTCTATGGAAGTTCAAGCTAAAATAAGATATAAAGCAAGTCCAGCTAAAGCTACTATATATTCTATAGACGATGAACATGTAAAAGTTAAATTTGAAAAACCACAAAGAGCGGTAACTAAAGGTCAATCTGTTGTGTTTTATGATGGTGATATTTTAGTTGGCGGTGGCATTATTAAATAG
- a CDS encoding glucose-1-phosphate adenylyltransferase — MLKKEIIAMILAGGQGSRLGILTRKTAKPAVPFGGKYRIIDFTLSNCSNSGIDTVGVLTQYKPLALNSHIGIGSPWDLDRSSGGVSVLPPYMGESGGNWYKGTANAIFQNRHFVDAYDPDYVVVLSGDHIYKMNYEKMLDYHKKMKADATIAVFEVPIKEASRFGIMNTDENDRINEFEEKPKKPKNNLASMGIYIFNWKLLKRFLKEDDEDKTSSNDFGKNIIPNMLKAGKKLYAYRFNGYWKDVGTIESLWQANMDLLDDSNKLNIYDTKWRIYSVNPTMPPQYIACNSNVKGSLVVEGCIVFGKITNSVLFPGVHVGKNTVVTDSVIMPNVKIGDNVVIKRSIIGSGAKIDDNLVIEGKDNIAVVGEGSRVKESIAQ; from the coding sequence TTGTTAAAAAAGGAAATTATTGCAATGATTCTTGCGGGTGGTCAAGGCAGCCGACTTGGAATCCTAACAAGAAAAACTGCAAAACCAGCAGTACCTTTTGGTGGCAAATACAGAATTATTGATTTCACGCTAAGTAATTGTTCAAATTCTGGAATTGACACAGTAGGTGTTCTAACTCAATATAAGCCATTAGCATTGAATTCTCATATAGGCATTGGGAGTCCCTGGGATTTAGATAGAAGCAGTGGTGGTGTTAGTGTTCTTCCTCCTTATATGGGTGAGAGTGGTGGAAACTGGTATAAAGGCACTGCTAACGCTATTTTCCAAAATAGACACTTTGTAGATGCTTATGATCCAGATTATGTAGTTGTACTATCTGGAGATCATATATACAAAATGAACTATGAAAAAATGCTTGATTATCACAAAAAGATGAAAGCAGATGCAACTATTGCTGTATTTGAAGTTCCAATAAAAGAAGCAAGTAGATTTGGAATTATGAACACAGATGAAAATGATAGAATAAATGAATTTGAAGAAAAACCAAAAAAGCCAAAAAACAATCTTGCTTCTATGGGAATATATATTTTCAACTGGAAACTTCTAAAAAGATTTCTAAAAGAAGATGATGAAGATAAAACCTCAAGTAATGATTTTGGAAAAAATATAATTCCAAACATGCTTAAAGCAGGTAAAAAACTTTACGCTTACAGATTTAATGGCTATTGGAAAGATGTTGGGACAATAGAAAGCTTATGGCAGGCAAATATGGATTTATTAGATGATAGTAATAAACTTAATATTTATGACACCAAATGGAGAATTTATTCCGTAAACCCAACAATGCCTCCTCAATACATAGCTTGTAACTCTAATGTCAAGGGTTCACTTGTAGTTGAAGGATGTATAGTTTTCGGTAAAATCACTAATTCGGTATTATTTCCTGGTGTACATGTTGGTAAAAACACTGTAGTGACTGATTCGGTCATAATGCCAAATGTAAAGATTGGTGATAATGTAGTTATAAAAAGATCAATAATAGGCAGTGGTGCTAAAATAGATGACAACTTAGTTATAGAAGGAAAAGATAATATCGCTGTGGTAGGTGAAGGAAGTAGAGTAAAAGAAAGCATTGCACAATAA
- a CDS encoding cysteine desulfurase family protein, with product MKKMIYMDYSATTPVLKEVVNEMMPYFTEYYGNPSSIYSLANKSKIAIDDSKIAISRALNCKPYEVFFTSGGSEGDNWAIIGTAFANRNKGKHIITTSIEHHAVLNSCKFLEKEGFEVTYLPVDSNGFISIDDLKRSIRKDTILVSIMTANNEIGSIQPVDEIGNLCRQRNIIFHTDAVQAAGHLKLDVQKMKVDLLSLSSHKFYGPKGVGILYIKKGTKINNIIYGGGQQRGRRGGTENVPGIVGTAKALQIVSEDLEDESIRQEKLRNLFIEKALEIPCVKLNGVLNQKRLSNNINLCFNGKDGEGILFKLDMEGIAASAGSACQAGAMEPSHVLMAMGISKEEAQSSIRFTIGKFTTEEEVLYVVDKLKEFAR from the coding sequence ATGAAAAAGATGATTTATATGGATTATTCTGCAACAACCCCTGTTTTAAAAGAGGTTGTAAATGAAATGATGCCATATTTTACAGAATATTACGGGAATCCATCTTCAATATATTCTCTGGCTAATAAGAGTAAAATTGCAATTGATGACTCGAAAATAGCAATATCAAGAGCTTTAAACTGCAAACCTTATGAAGTGTTTTTTACCAGTGGAGGAAGTGAAGGTGACAATTGGGCAATAATCGGCACTGCTTTTGCAAATAGAAATAAAGGCAAACATATAATAACAACATCAATAGAACATCATGCAGTACTTAATTCATGTAAGTTTTTAGAAAAAGAAGGGTTTGAAGTAACATATCTTCCTGTAGATTCAAATGGTTTTATCTCCATAGATGATCTAAAGAGAAGTATAAGGAAAGATACTATACTTGTATCCATTATGACGGCTAATAATGAAATAGGAAGTATTCAGCCAGTGGACGAAATAGGAAATTTATGTAGGCAAAGAAATATAATTTTTCATACAGATGCAGTTCAGGCAGCAGGCCATTTAAAACTAGATGTCCAAAAGATGAAAGTTGATTTACTTAGTTTATCATCACATAAATTTTATGGCCCTAAAGGTGTTGGCATATTATACATAAAAAAGGGAACTAAAATAAACAATATTATATATGGTGGAGGACAGCAAAGAGGAAGGAGGGGCGGAACAGAGAATGTTCCAGGTATAGTTGGAACAGCTAAAGCACTTCAAATTGTATCAGAAGATCTTGAAGATGAAAGTATAAGGCAGGAAAAATTAAGAAATTTATTTATTGAAAAGGCATTAGAGATACCATGTGTAAAATTAAATGGGGTATTAAACCAAAAAAGGCTTTCAAATAACATAAATTTATGTTTTAATGGAAAAGATGGTGAAGGCATTTTGTTTAAACTTGACATGGAAGGAATAGCGGCATCAGCTGGAAGTGCATGTCAGGCAGGAGCAATGGAACCATCGCATGTTCTCATGGCAATGGGTATATCTAAGGAAGAAGCACAAAGTTCAATAAGATTTACAATAGGAAAATTTACCACAGAAGAGGAAGTTTTATATGTTGTGGATAAACTAAAGGAATTTGCTAGATAA
- a CDS encoding RrF2 family transcriptional regulator yields the protein MKISTKGRYGLKAMIDLAVNSVNDIVTLKSISQRENISEGYLEQIFSALRKKGLVKGRKGSQGGYVLGKSMKEMTVLDILNALEGDLSVVERDEDAVLSEDKLDNFIRNSVWSKINEAIEEVVVSITLEDLVINYSNTINSSYMYYI from the coding sequence ATGAAAATATCAACTAAAGGACGCTATGGATTAAAGGCAATGATTGATTTAGCTGTAAATTCTGTAAATGATATTGTTACCCTTAAGAGCATATCTCAAAGGGAAAATATATCTGAGGGGTATCTTGAACAAATCTTTTCTGCACTTAGAAAAAAAGGTCTTGTTAAGGGAAGAAAAGGATCTCAAGGTGGATACGTTTTAGGAAAAAGCATGAAGGAAATGACAGTACTCGATATATTGAATGCTCTTGAAGGAGATCTTTCTGTTGTAGAGAGAGATGAAGATGCAGTACTAAGTGAAGATAAGCTTGATAATTTTATAAGAAATAGTGTTTGGTCAAAAATTAATGAGGCAATTGAAGAAGTAGTTGTTTCAATTACTTTAGAGGATTTAGTTATTAATTATAGTAATACAATAAATTCAAGTTATATGTATTACATTTAA
- the recJ gene encoding single-stranded-DNA-specific exonuclease RecJ yields the protein MEKWFVRNKKADYKSIAKKFGISEVLGKLLINRNINNVNLINSFLHPDLKKLHNPCQMKDMEKACTILKNKIKDKSNIRIIGDYDVDGVISTYLLFTALKRCGAEVDYDIPDRVKDGYGININLIEKCVKDNVNTIITCDNGIAAIEPINYAKKLGLTVIVTDHHDIPFVENEKGIRKFLSSEADAIINPKQNECEYKFKSLCGAGVVFKLIQCLYEKLKINKEECYNLCEFVAIATVCDVVDLVDENRIFVKRGLEMLNMTKNVGLKALIRQTGIEDKKISTYHLGFVIGPCINATGRLDSAKRGLELLITKDEKEADKLAKELFEFNNERKDMTQRGLEEAVNIIENTGIKDDKVFVIYIPDVHESIVGIVAGRIREKYNVPTIVLTKTKNGAKGSGRSIEEYNMFEELIKCKDILSNFGGHPMAAGLSLSIDNIDVLRKKLNENTKLSEEDLIPKITLDMGMPLDNINYKFITDLSLLEPFGKGNPKPIFGEKNAKLVNARIIGQNHNVLKLKLLSKNNKYIEGIFFGDIEKFQNIVIDKFGASEMNKMYNGLDNNIYLDIAFYPDINEYNGNVNIQIVIQYFR from the coding sequence TTGGAGAAATGGTTTGTTAGAAATAAAAAAGCTGATTATAAATCTATAGCTAAAAAATTTGGTATAAGTGAAGTGCTGGGAAAACTTCTTATTAATAGAAATATTAATAATGTAAATTTGATAAATAGTTTTTTACATCCAGATTTAAAAAAATTACATAATCCATGTCAGATGAAGGATATGGAAAAAGCATGTACCATATTAAAAAATAAAATAAAAGATAAAAGTAATATTAGAATAATAGGTGATTATGACGTTGATGGAGTTATAAGTACATATTTACTTTTTACAGCTTTAAAAAGATGTGGTGCTGAAGTAGACTATGATATACCAGACAGAGTGAAAGATGGATACGGGATAAACATAAATTTAATAGAAAAATGTGTAAAAGATAATGTTAATACTATAATAACGTGTGATAATGGTATTGCAGCTATAGAGCCAATTAATTATGCTAAAAAGCTTGGGCTTACAGTTATAGTTACAGATCATCATGATATACCATTTGTGGAAAATGAAAAAGGTATAAGAAAATTTTTAAGTTCAGAGGCAGATGCTATAATAAATCCAAAACAAAATGAATGTGAATACAAATTTAAAAGCCTATGTGGAGCAGGTGTTGTTTTTAAACTAATACAATGTTTATATGAGAAATTGAAGATAAATAAAGAGGAATGCTATAATTTATGTGAATTTGTTGCTATTGCAACAGTATGCGATGTAGTAGATTTAGTTGATGAAAATAGAATTTTTGTTAAAAGAGGTCTTGAAATGCTTAATATGACTAAAAATGTAGGCTTAAAAGCACTTATAAGACAAACTGGCATTGAGGATAAAAAAATTTCTACATATCATCTTGGCTTTGTAATAGGACCATGTATAAATGCTACTGGTAGGCTTGATTCTGCCAAAAGGGGACTTGAACTATTAATAACAAAAGATGAAAAAGAGGCGGATAAATTAGCAAAAGAACTTTTTGAGTTTAATAATGAAAGAAAGGACATGACTCAAAGGGGCTTAGAAGAAGCAGTTAATATAATTGAAAATACGGGGATAAAAGATGACAAAGTATTTGTAATATATATACCAGATGTACATGAAAGTATAGTAGGAATAGTTGCAGGTAGAATAAGAGAAAAGTATAATGTGCCTACAATAGTTTTGACAAAAACAAAAAATGGAGCCAAGGGTTCAGGAAGATCCATAGAAGAATACAATATGTTTGAGGAATTAATAAAATGTAAAGATATATTATCAAATTTTGGTGGACACCCCATGGCAGCAGGATTATCCTTAAGTATAGATAATATTGATGTCTTGAGAAAGAAATTAAATGAAAATACAAAATTAAGCGAAGAAGATTTAATACCTAAAATAACTCTTGATATGGGAATGCCTCTTGATAATATAAATTATAAATTTATTACAGATTTGAGTTTATTAGAACCCTTTGGAAAGGGCAATCCTAAGCCAATATTTGGTGAAAAAAACGCAAAGTTAGTAAATGCTAGAATAATAGGACAAAATCATAATGTTTTAAAATTAAAGCTTCTATCAAAAAATAATAAATATATTGAGGGAATATTTTTTGGTGATATAGAGAAATTTCAAAATATAGTTATAGATAAGTTTGGTGCTAGTGAAATGAATAAAATGTATAATGGATTAGACAATAATATTTATCTTGATATTGCATTTTACCCTGATATAAATGAATATAATGGAAATGTAAATATACAAATAGTAATACAATATTTTAGATGA
- a CDS encoding CBM20 domain-containing protein, which translates to MQKTTSKKRSSKSKTASKAADKEKKTSTSNTDVSIDLKPKEISTNVKPKTKRSGSSKSKTTARKKTSSTLKKQEQIRETVKTPLVKEETKEAIKNEIKGAVKEPPKEAVQKQSRNKNINVTFIVNNTVTSIGENIFISGNSEVLGNWDIDKAVKLDTDKSLYPTWRKDIHLPLNTEIEFKFLSIKDCGDHKDVTWENSENRILIVNENTKVYECNWK; encoded by the coding sequence ATGCAAAAAACAACATCAAAAAAAAGAAGTTCAAAATCAAAAACTGCATCTAAAGCAGCTGATAAAGAAAAAAAGACTTCTACATCAAATACTGATGTTTCTATTGATTTAAAGCCAAAAGAGATTTCAACCAATGTAAAACCAAAAACTAAAAGATCAGGCAGTTCAAAATCAAAAACTACTGCTAGAAAAAAGACCTCATCTACTTTAAAGAAGCAAGAACAAATAAGAGAAACTGTTAAAACACCATTAGTAAAAGAAGAAACCAAAGAAGCTATTAAAAATGAGATCAAAGGAGCAGTTAAAGAGCCTCCTAAGGAAGCAGTTCAAAAACAAAGCAGGAATAAAAATATTAATGTAACTTTTATTGTTAATAATACAGTAACTTCTATAGGAGAAAATATATTTATATCTGGAAATTCAGAAGTTTTGGGAAACTGGGATATAGACAAAGCGGTTAAATTAGATACAGATAAATCTTTATATCCTACATGGAGAAAAGATATACACTTACCTTTAAATACTGAAATTGAATTTAAATTTTTATCTATAAAAGACTGTGGAGATCACAAAGATGTAACATGGGAGAATTCAGAAAACAGGATATTAATTGTCAACGAAAATACAAAAGTATACGAATGCAACTGGAAATAG